A window of the Flavobacterium sangjuense genome harbors these coding sequences:
- a CDS encoding T9SS type B sorting domain-containing protein has product MKKLLLLTSIMLFTIGFSQPISVSTTSYTVPQLVNNVLINSPCVNATNITWSTGSNFGSSNGIGFFQNTNPGFPMQSGVVLSTGNALNAAGPNTSLLNDGSTAWSGDTDLEATLAAAGISMVSKNASVLEFDFTPISSNFSFDFIFASEEYGNFQCLYSDAFAFLLTNMTTGVTTNLAVVPSTNTPISVVTIRDFSYNSSCPSVNAGYFGSFNGGSGAANSATNFNGQTKVLTAASSLTVGVPYHIKLVIADRSDPQSDSSIFISSDSFNIGQDVLGLDLTVAGGNALCYGTNHTLDTGLSTSNHTFVWKKDGAVLPGEVGSTLTVNQAGTYEVTYTNIFSTCLPITDSVTIEYYPEITSPNPNNLYKCDSGAASYTYNLDLNTSRVKQGLDPATSVSYFISQSGADNNINPLPLLYNSPSGQTIYVRIQLPNSSCYTVKTFQLLVSPGPVANTPPDLTLCAITQGQVSARFNLNLQRTLILNGQSSTINIVSYYTSLNDANNGINPIANLSSFSSFGQTIYVRVQNVGDSACFSITSFNLIVNPLPIVDVLEDVIVCTSYTLLPLTNGNYFTAINGGGTPLNAGDVITETQTVYIFNQPGGPGACGSNSSFRVTIIDEPSLTPQNVTSCGNYTLPSLEFGKYYTGPGATGTEIPSGTVIAASQLIYYYFTTTTPPICIVDSSFTVTIVPNIEVGTRPDAFECTSYTLPALSLGNYFTAPGGTGTQLAVGTAITTSQTIYVYATTTGTTPCSDEDAFDVFIGMPQPADISQCNGYTLPVLPIGNYYTGPSGTGTQIPAGTEINDNSTIYIYAQTASGSNNCTDNLHFTLTFAQPPIDVIADVSVCETYTLPSLTNGEYFTDIEGNGTMLYPGDVILSTQTIYIFKRLNATCFNQNSFTVTINPLPAIDSRSDIDICDQYVLTPLTVGDYYTGPNATGTLIAPNTVITSSQLIYIYAISNTTPACSIQNTFQINVFSTTADSTPNVTACDSYTLPALTPNNRYYTASGGPTGTGTEIPVGTVITSSQTIYIFKESLIRTSFSCLDETSFTVTINNTPVIAPIANVKVCNSYTLPPLAIGDYYTDVNASGTLLHAGDVLTSSQILYIYAHTATSPDCSTERRLTVTIFNVDTLPNVTICENYTLPTLTVGRFFTGPGGTGIELSSGTVINTSMIVYVYGSSPFDPKCSDETSFTVTIIDTPVANSVPVSLRTTCDTDGTNDGITNFNLSTLSAAVLGTQTGSEFSVTYYESLANATTASNPITSTTQTVVYVRVSNSLAPNCYDVKPITIIVNKLPEPTPVDGIICIDSETGALLNPYTMYSGLSTGTHRFVWTNETGNTVGTASNYQATVPGVFTLVATINATGCASEPVNVTVSPSEPAIVTYEVSQDFADNQSITVTATGQGNNFEYQLDNGPFQDSNVFEHVSSGIHTVTVRDKYGCGSTSIQALVVNYPKYFTPNGDGYNDSWNIQDLSGQSSASIVIYDRYGKILTQIKPSNSGWDGTYNGRLMPSDDYWFSVSYIDENQVSQEFRAHFAMKR; this is encoded by the coding sequence ATGAAAAAGTTATTACTCTTAACCTCAATCATGCTATTTACCATTGGCTTTTCTCAGCCAATTTCGGTTAGTACAACCAGTTACACAGTACCACAATTGGTAAACAATGTGCTAATTAATTCACCCTGTGTCAATGCCACGAATATAACGTGGAGCACGGGATCCAATTTTGGTTCTTCGAATGGAATTGGTTTTTTCCAAAATACAAATCCAGGTTTTCCAATGCAAAGTGGCGTTGTATTAAGTACCGGTAACGCATTAAATGCTGCTGGTCCAAATACTTCATTACTAAACGACGGTTCAACAGCTTGGTCCGGAGATACTGATTTAGAAGCGACATTGGCGGCGGCTGGAATTTCTATGGTGTCTAAAAATGCTTCTGTCTTGGAATTTGATTTTACGCCTATTTCCTCAAATTTCAGTTTTGATTTTATTTTTGCTTCTGAAGAGTATGGAAATTTTCAGTGTTTATATTCTGATGCTTTTGCCTTTTTGTTGACTAATATGACAACCGGAGTCACAACTAACTTGGCTGTTGTACCTAGCACAAATACGCCTATATCAGTTGTGACTATTAGAGATTTTTCATACAACTCTTCTTGTCCATCAGTAAATGCCGGATATTTTGGTAGTTTTAATGGTGGTTCTGGTGCTGCAAATTCAGCTACTAATTTTAACGGTCAAACTAAAGTTTTAACAGCGGCTTCTTCATTAACTGTTGGTGTTCCATACCATATTAAATTGGTAATTGCAGATAGATCAGATCCACAGTCAGATTCGTCAATATTTATTTCTTCTGACAGTTTTAATATTGGTCAGGATGTATTAGGTTTAGATTTAACCGTTGCTGGTGGTAATGCATTATGTTATGGAACAAATCACACTCTCGACACCGGGTTAAGTACTTCTAATCATACATTTGTTTGGAAAAAAGATGGTGCCGTTTTGCCTGGAGAAGTTGGTTCAACTTTAACAGTTAATCAGGCTGGCACTTATGAAGTAACGTATACTAATATTTTTAGTACTTGTTTACCAATAACGGATTCGGTTACTATAGAATATTATCCTGAAATAACCTCTCCGAATCCAAATAATCTTTATAAATGTGATTCTGGTGCTGCTTCATATACTTACAATTTGGATTTAAATACATCAAGAGTAAAACAAGGTTTAGATCCAGCAACCAGTGTTTCTTATTTTATATCTCAAAGTGGCGCGGATAATAATATAAATCCGCTCCCATTGCTGTATAATAGCCCGAGTGGACAGACAATATATGTTAGAATTCAGTTGCCAAATAGCAGTTGTTATACTGTTAAAACATTTCAATTACTGGTTTCTCCTGGACCAGTTGCTAATACTCCTCCAGATTTAACATTATGTGCAATCACACAAGGTCAAGTTAGCGCTCGTTTTAATCTTAATTTACAAAGAACTCTGATTTTAAATGGTCAGTCATCTACAATAAATATTGTTAGTTATTATACCTCACTAAATGATGCCAATAACGGAATTAATCCTATAGCTAATTTATCTTCATTCAGCTCCTTTGGACAAACAATCTATGTTAGGGTTCAAAATGTTGGTGATTCGGCATGCTTCAGTATTACAAGTTTTAATCTTATCGTTAATCCGTTGCCAATTGTTGATGTCCTTGAAGATGTAATAGTGTGTACCAGTTATACTTTACTTCCCTTAACAAATGGAAATTATTTTACGGCAATAAATGGTGGTGGAACCCCATTAAATGCTGGGGATGTAATTACAGAAACACAAACTGTTTACATATTTAATCAACCCGGAGGACCAGGCGCTTGTGGGTCTAATAGTTCATTTAGAGTTACTATTATTGATGAGCCTTCACTAACACCTCAAAATGTAACAAGTTGTGGTAATTATACTTTGCCAAGTTTAGAGTTTGGAAAGTATTATACCGGACCTGGAGCAACTGGTACAGAAATTCCTTCAGGAACTGTAATAGCTGCATCTCAACTAATATATTATTATTTTACGACCACGACTCCGCCGATTTGTATTGTGGATTCTAGTTTTACAGTTACTATTGTTCCTAATATTGAAGTTGGTACCAGACCTGATGCCTTTGAATGTACTTCTTACACTTTACCAGCATTATCATTAGGGAATTATTTTACCGCTCCTGGTGGAACAGGAACTCAATTAGCAGTAGGAACTGCCATAACAACCAGCCAAACTATATATGTCTATGCAACTACAACCGGAACAACACCATGTAGTGATGAAGATGCTTTTGATGTTTTTATTGGAATGCCACAACCAGCAGATATTTCACAATGTAATGGCTATACTTTACCCGTACTTCCTATAGGAAACTATTATACCGGTCCAAGTGGAACCGGAACACAAATTCCTGCTGGTACAGAAATAAATGATAATTCAACCATTTATATATATGCACAAACAGCAAGTGGATCAAACAATTGCACTGACAATTTACATTTTACACTAACTTTTGCTCAACCTCCAATTGATGTAATTGCTGATGTTTCTGTTTGTGAAACTTATACGCTACCGTCATTAACAAATGGTGAATACTTTACAGATATTGAAGGAAATGGAACAATGCTTTATCCTGGTGATGTTATCCTTTCAACTCAAACAATCTATATCTTTAAAAGGTTAAATGCAACTTGTTTTAATCAAAATAGTTTTACTGTTACGATTAATCCATTACCGGCTATTGACTCTCGTTCTGATATTGATATTTGCGACCAATATGTATTGACGCCTTTAACTGTAGGAGATTATTACACCGGACCGAATGCAACCGGGACATTAATTGCACCGAATACCGTTATAACTTCTTCTCAATTAATTTATATTTATGCTATTTCAAATACTACTCCTGCATGTAGTATCCAAAATACTTTTCAAATAAATGTCTTTTCAACAACAGCAGATTCGACACCAAACGTTACCGCTTGTGATAGTTATACTTTACCTGCTTTAACACCTAATAATCGCTATTACACTGCATCTGGTGGACCAACCGGCACCGGAACAGAGATTCCTGTTGGCACTGTAATCACTTCAAGTCAGACAATATATATATTCAAAGAATCTTTAATTAGAACCTCTTTTTCATGTCTTGATGAAACCTCATTCACAGTAACTATTAATAACACTCCAGTAATTGCTCCTATTGCAAATGTCAAAGTTTGTAATTCCTATACTTTGCCTCCATTGGCTATCGGGGATTATTATACGGATGTAAATGCATCCGGAACTTTATTACACGCAGGTGATGTTTTGACTTCTTCACAGATACTATATATTTATGCACATACTGCAACATCACCAGATTGCTCAACTGAAAGACGTCTTACAGTTACCATTTTTAATGTTGATACTTTACCAAATGTTACTATTTGTGAAAACTATACGCTACCAACTTTAACCGTAGGCAGATTTTTCACTGGTCCAGGTGGGACGGGAATAGAGCTTTCTTCAGGCACCGTTATCAATACCTCAATGATTGTTTATGTCTATGGCTCATCTCCATTTGATCCTAAATGTAGTGATGAAACCTCATTTACCGTGACTATTATTGATACACCCGTTGCGAATTCAGTTCCTGTAAGTTTGAGAACTACCTGTGATACAGATGGCACTAATGATGGAATAACAAATTTCAACTTGTCAACCTTATCAGCTGCAGTTCTGGGAACTCAGACAGGTAGTGAATTTAGTGTCACTTACTATGAAAGTTTGGCAAACGCAACGACCGCATCAAACCCAATAACATCTACTACTCAAACCGTTGTTTATGTTAGAGTTAGTAATTCATTGGCACCAAATTGTTATGATGTAAAACCGATAACTATTATTGTAAATAAACTTCCGGAACCAACACCTGTTGATGGAATAATTTGTATAGATAGTGAAACCGGAGCATTACTAAATCCTTATACTATGTATAGTGGATTAAGTACTGGGACACATAGATTTGTCTGGACGAATGAAACCGGGAATACCGTTGGAACCGCAAGTAATTATCAGGCGACTGTACCAGGAGTATTTACTTTAGTTGCAACCATTAATGCTACAGGTTGTGCTTCTGAACCGGTAAATGTTACTGTTTCCCCATCTGAACCTGCTATCGTAACCTACGAAGTAAGCCAAGATTTTGCAGATAATCAATCAATTACCGTAACAGCAACCGGTCAGGGAAATAATTTTGAATACCAATTAGATAATGGCCCGTTTCAGGACAGTAATGTTTTTGAACATGTTTCATCCGGAATTCATACTGTAACCGTTAGAGATAAATATGGTTGTGGAAGCACCTCTATTCAAGCTTTGGTTGTAAACTATCCTAAATACTTTACGCCAAATGGTGACGGCTACAACGACTCATGGAATATCCAGGATTTATCAGGTCAATCAAGTGCCAGCATTGTAATTTATGACCGTTATGGCAAAATACTTACCCAAATAAAACCAAGTAATAGCGGTTGGGACGGAACCTATAATGGTCGCTTAATGCCTTCTGATGACTATTGGTTTAGTGTTTCCTATATCGATGAAAATCAAGTCAGCCAGGAATTTAGAGCCCATTTCGCCATGAAGCGATAA
- a CDS encoding outer membrane beta-barrel family protein has product MKFKILLLSLLSTISFLQAQNSNQGAFALGSISGKVIDKSSSQPIPYVNVSVKLDGKVVTGGITQDNGSFSIKNLELKQYVVEFQFMGYKTQTVSVNLNDATKNVNLNTISLEEEAVQLEGVEIVSERSTVVQKIDRKVINIGKDLIASGNTASEIMNNIPTVSVDPQTKELSLRGNSNVRVLIDGKPSNIDSAQLLQQIPSSSIKQIELITNPSAKYNPEGMSGIINIILHKNSQQGFNGSINSGVTFGVTPKVNSALNLNYKVGKVNFYTNYGFNHGKNENHGYIDSFRPTLENHQDFGGSNLNTSHLIKLGMDYYINEKNTISFYTSQNIVNGGGIGFTNVNYSDLLLRDSRQTSDSETDNHTQTYDLAYKHDFTKKGETLDFQANFSNTDSPENSDYEYTQTNPTSTRFTNNDIARDTDYLQINVDYVNPLSESVKLEIGAETRLQKITNDFVETVSEPSLSYNRLGHSNFEFTRNIHSFYTNIGKQWKKWSVQAGVRLEQYEIDGDFSNVVTSSNPTENINDQSTIKDDIFSIYPSLFFNYKASDKDSFNFNFSRRVDRPSIGQISPIREWTTPLVESRGNPSLEPQFTNSFETNYTRTTKIGSITAGVFFRQINDEISRVIYKNPDNNNQDIISYDNFDDNHAIGAEVSANLKLTKWWSVNASSDAYFKTVRGTVQNANSGLQERAEADVVIFNARMNNNFVATKKLRFNLFGMYRGKDLGLQFERKPMYKMDIGSTYTILKGKGSITARLNDVFQTMHFGFDGSIPYRQAGAFYWESRTFYLGFNYMFGGGKNSAMQRKQRDQNETQSGGGLL; this is encoded by the coding sequence ATGAAGTTTAAAATTTTACTACTTAGCTTATTAAGTACCATTTCTTTTCTGCAAGCCCAAAATTCAAATCAAGGAGCATTTGCATTGGGAAGCATATCCGGAAAAGTAATCGACAAGAGTTCAAGTCAACCGATTCCTTACGTTAATGTTAGTGTTAAATTGGATGGAAAAGTTGTCACCGGTGGAATTACACAAGACAATGGAAGCTTTTCAATAAAGAACCTTGAACTAAAACAATATGTTGTCGAGTTCCAGTTTATGGGTTACAAAACACAAACAGTCTCTGTAAATTTAAATGACGCTACCAAAAATGTCAATCTAAATACTATTTCACTCGAAGAGGAAGCTGTTCAACTGGAAGGTGTTGAGATTGTTAGTGAACGTTCCACTGTTGTTCAAAAAATAGACCGAAAAGTAATCAATATTGGAAAAGATTTGATTGCTTCTGGAAATACCGCATCTGAAATCATGAATAATATTCCAACTGTTAGTGTCGATCCACAAACAAAGGAACTTAGCTTAAGAGGAAACTCTAATGTAAGAGTCTTGATTGACGGGAAACCATCGAACATTGATTCAGCACAATTGTTACAACAAATTCCGTCATCTTCTATCAAACAAATCGAATTGATTACTAATCCTTCAGCCAAGTACAATCCGGAAGGAATGAGCGGAATTATCAATATCATTTTGCATAAAAACTCACAGCAAGGCTTTAACGGAAGTATCAACTCAGGTGTAACTTTCGGAGTTACGCCAAAAGTAAATTCGGCTTTAAACCTTAACTACAAAGTTGGGAAAGTGAATTTCTATACTAATTACGGCTTCAATCACGGTAAAAATGAAAACCATGGTTATATTGATAGTTTCAGACCAACATTAGAAAATCATCAGGATTTTGGAGGTTCTAATCTGAACACTTCACACCTAATTAAATTAGGAATGGATTATTACATCAATGAAAAAAACACCATTTCCTTTTATACCAGCCAAAACATTGTAAATGGTGGCGGTATTGGTTTTACCAATGTTAATTACAGTGATTTGCTGTTGAGAGATTCCAGACAAACTTCTGATTCAGAAACTGATAACCATACCCAAACTTATGATTTGGCGTATAAGCATGATTTCACCAAAAAAGGGGAAACCTTAGATTTTCAGGCCAATTTTTCGAATACAGACAGCCCGGAAAACAGCGATTATGAATACACGCAAACCAATCCAACTTCAACAAGATTCACCAATAACGATATTGCACGTGATACGGATTACTTACAAATCAACGTGGATTATGTAAATCCGTTGTCTGAATCCGTTAAATTGGAAATTGGTGCTGAAACGCGTCTTCAAAAAATCACTAACGATTTTGTTGAAACCGTAAGCGAGCCATCACTATCATACAACAGACTTGGACATTCAAATTTCGAATTCACCAGAAATATCCATTCGTTTTATACAAACATTGGAAAGCAATGGAAAAAATGGAGCGTTCAGGCCGGAGTAAGATTAGAGCAATATGAAATTGATGGTGATTTTTCCAATGTTGTAACCTCATCTAATCCAACTGAAAACATCAATGATCAAAGTACTATAAAAGACGATATCTTCTCAATTTACCCATCATTGTTTTTCAATTACAAAGCAAGTGACAAAGACTCTTTTAATTTTAACTTTTCAAGACGTGTTGACCGCCCAAGCATTGGCCAAATTAGCCCAATAAGAGAATGGACAACACCATTAGTAGAATCAAGAGGAAATCCTTCATTAGAACCACAATTCACCAATTCATTTGAAACAAATTACACCAGAACAACCAAAATAGGTTCAATCACTGCAGGTGTATTCTTCAGACAAATCAATGATGAAATCAGTAGAGTCATTTACAAAAACCCGGATAATAACAATCAGGACATTATCTCATATGACAATTTTGACGACAACCATGCTATAGGTGCGGAAGTCTCTGCGAATTTAAAATTGACCAAATGGTGGTCTGTAAATGCCAGCTCTGATGCTTACTTTAAAACGGTTCGAGGAACTGTCCAAAATGCTAACTCGGGTTTACAAGAAAGAGCCGAAGCAGATGTAGTTATTTTTAATGCCAGAATGAACAATAACTTTGTAGCAACAAAAAAATTGAGATTCAATTTATTTGGTATGTACAGAGGAAAAGATTTAGGCTTACAATTCGAAAGAAAACCAATGTACAAAATGGATATTGGTTCAACTTATACCATCCTAAAAGGAAAAGGAAGCATTACGGCCAGACTAAATGATGTTTTTCAAACCATGCACTTCGGATTTGACGGAAGCATTCCTTATCGTCAGGCCGGAGCATTTTACTGGGAAAGTAGAACTTTCTACTTAGGATTCAATTATATGTTTGGTGGTGGAAAAAACAGCGCAATGCAACGCAAGCAAAGAGATCAAAATGAAACACAAAGTGGTGGAGGCCTTTTATAA
- a CDS encoding 3-oxoacyl-ACP synthase III family protein, with product MFHSKISGLGFYVPDNVVTNDDLSKIMDTNDEWIQERTGIQERRHIVRGQDTTTSMGVKASKIAIERSKISYDDIDFIVFATISPDYYFPGPGVALQKELGLKTIGALDIRNQCSGFVYALSVADQFIKTGMYKNILVVASEVQSLGLDMTDRGRAVSVIFGDGAGAAVLSRSDDDSGILSTHLHSEGEHAKELAVLAPGMGGRWVTDILADNNPEDESYFPYMNGQFVFKNAVVRFSEVINEGLQANNLAVSDIDMLIPHQANLRISQFIQKKFGLSDDKVFNNIQKYGNTTAASIPIALTEAWEQGKIKKGDTVVLAAFGSGFTWASAIIKW from the coding sequence ATGTTTCATTCCAAAATATCAGGTTTAGGATTTTATGTTCCCGATAATGTAGTTACCAATGATGATTTATCTAAAATAATGGATACGAATGATGAATGGATTCAGGAAAGAACCGGAATTCAGGAAAGAAGGCACATAGTTCGTGGTCAGGATACGACAACCTCAATGGGTGTAAAAGCATCGAAAATTGCTATTGAGCGTTCCAAAATATCCTATGACGATATAGACTTTATCGTTTTTGCCACCATTTCTCCCGATTATTATTTTCCCGGTCCGGGCGTTGCTTTGCAAAAGGAATTAGGCTTGAAAACCATTGGCGCTTTGGATATTCGGAATCAATGTTCGGGTTTTGTATACGCACTTTCTGTTGCGGATCAATTTATCAAAACCGGAATGTATAAAAACATTTTGGTAGTTGCTTCCGAAGTGCAGTCACTAGGATTGGATATGACTGATCGCGGTAGAGCTGTTTCGGTGATTTTTGGAGATGGAGCAGGAGCTGCGGTTTTGAGCAGAAGCGATGATGATAGCGGAATTCTTTCCACACATTTGCATTCAGAAGGAGAGCATGCTAAGGAATTGGCGGTTTTAGCTCCGGGAATGGGAGGAAGATGGGTTACTGATATTTTGGCAGATAACAATCCGGAAGATGAGAGTTATTTTCCTTATATGAACGGACAATTTGTTTTCAAAAATGCAGTGGTTCGTTTTAGTGAAGTGATTAACGAAGGATTGCAGGCTAATAATTTAGCCGTGTCTGATATTGATATGTTGATTCCGCATCAGGCAAATTTGAGAATTTCACAATTTATCCAAAAGAAATTTGGTTTGAGTGATGACAAGGTTTTCAATAACATTCAAAAATACGGAAATACGACAGCAGCTTCTATTCCGATTGCTTTAACCGAAGCATGGGAACAAGGAAAAATAAAGAAAGGTGATACGGTTGTCCTAGCTGCTTTTGGTAGTGGATTTACCTGGGCAAGTGCTATAATAAAGTGGTAG
- a CDS encoding ABC transporter ATP-binding protein has protein sequence MLKVRNISFSYQEKPTINSISFELEKGKNLAIIGESGCGKSTLLKLIYGLYDLDDGQLFWNDVEVLGPKYNLIPGMDFMKYLAQDFDLMPFITVAENVGKYLSNFYPEQKKERIAELLEIVEMTDYANIKAKNLSGGQMQRVALARVLALEPEVLLLDEPFSHIDNFRKNSLRRKLFGYLKEKQITTIFATHDSSDVLSFAADVLVLRDGKSIEEGNPKSIYDNPKNKYIASLFGDVNEIEIDGKTELIYPSQLMIVEKSDLKAEVVKSYFLGNHCLVEAIHNNKTIFFESEVEVSIGSEIYLKKKP, from the coding sequence ATGCTAAAAGTCAGAAACATTTCATTTTCTTATCAGGAAAAGCCAACCATCAACTCCATTTCTTTTGAACTAGAAAAAGGAAAGAATCTAGCAATTATTGGAGAAAGTGGTTGCGGGAAGAGCACTTTGCTTAAGCTTATTTATGGATTGTATGACTTAGATGATGGGCAATTATTTTGGAATGATGTCGAAGTTTTAGGCCCAAAATACAATCTTATTCCGGGAATGGATTTCATGAAATATCTGGCACAGGATTTTGATTTGATGCCATTTATTACCGTAGCCGAAAATGTTGGAAAATACCTTTCGAACTTTTATCCGGAACAAAAAAAAGAGCGCATTGCCGAACTATTAGAAATCGTCGAAATGACGGATTATGCCAATATAAAAGCAAAAAATTTAAGTGGTGGACAAATGCAGCGCGTAGCATTAGCAAGAGTTTTGGCACTTGAGCCCGAGGTTTTATTATTGGATGAACCTTTTAGTCATATCGATAATTTCAGAAAAAACAGCCTACGCCGAAAACTCTTTGGGTATTTAAAAGAGAAACAAATCACCACTATTTTTGCTACGCATGACAGTTCAGATGTGCTTTCTTTTGCAGCTGACGTTTTGGTTCTGAGAGATGGAAAAAGCATCGAAGAAGGAAATCCAAAAAGCATTTATGACAATCCAAAAAACAAATACATAGCATCACTTTTTGGCGATGTAAATGAAATTGAAATTGATGGAAAAACTGAGCTTATTTATCCAAGTCAATTGATGATAGTAGAAAAATCAGATTTAAAAGCTGAAGTTGTAAAATCTTATTTTTTAGGAAATCATTGCCTGGTTGAAGCTATTCATAACAATAAAACTATTTTTTTTGAAAGTGAGGTTGAGGTTTCAATAGGCAGTGAAATTTACTTGAAAAAGAAGCCTTAA
- a CDS encoding OmpA family protein, translating to MKNIKIVALASLFLLGSFFTGCEAVKNSNKTQRGAVIGAAGGAVIGGILGNNIGKGGNGALGAVLGGVIGGVAGGVIGNKMDKQAREIETALPGAQVERVGEGIKLVLGENAVRFDTNKSTLTTTAKANLDKLVPVFNQYPDTNIQIYGYTDSTGTPEYNLTLSGQRAASVKSYLAGKGISSSRFTTTGLGIADPIATNDTAEGRSQNRRVEFAITANEKMVQDAQKEAGK from the coding sequence ATGAAAAATATAAAAATAGTTGCTTTGGCAAGTCTTTTCCTTTTAGGAAGTTTCTTCACAGGTTGTGAAGCTGTAAAAAACTCAAATAAAACGCAACGTGGAGCCGTAATTGGAGCTGCTGGTGGAGCCGTTATCGGTGGGATTTTAGGTAATAATATTGGTAAAGGAGGAAATGGCGCACTTGGTGCTGTTCTTGGTGGTGTAATTGGTGGAGTTGCCGGTGGTGTAATTGGTAACAAAATGGATAAACAAGCTCGAGAGATTGAAACAGCTTTGCCTGGTGCACAAGTAGAAAGAGTAGGAGAAGGAATTAAATTAGTATTGGGAGAGAATGCAGTTCGTTTTGATACAAATAAATCAACTTTGACTACAACTGCTAAAGCTAATTTGGATAAATTGGTTCCTGTTTTTAATCAATATCCTGATACCAACATTCAAATTTATGGCTATACTGACAGCACTGGAACGCCTGAATATAACCTAACACTTTCAGGACAAAGAGCGGCTTCGGTTAAAAGTTATTTAGCTGGAAAAGGAATTAGTTCTTCACGTTTCACTACAACTGGTTTAGGAATTGCTGATCCGATTGCAACAAATGATACTGCTGAAGGAAGAAGTCAAAACCGTCGTGTTGAATTTGCTATCACAGCCAACGAAAAAATGGTTCAGGATGCTCAAAAAGAAGCAGGAAAATAA
- a CDS encoding lipocalin family protein, with the protein MKKIILISVLSVLILSCKSKSATETKLDSKTQVAMKGNWTITSVTYPNSSMIKVNSFELADSQCFVGSKWKFVSNNNKGNFSLNSPKCTSYSTPITWFVNKDGQFILKILDESKARKVKDGYVLKVANITDNSFQLIDQIDVVGTATAVVYQFNRN; encoded by the coding sequence ATGAAAAAAATTATTTTAATAAGTGTATTGTCAGTTTTGATTTTATCTTGTAAATCAAAATCGGCTACCGAAACCAAATTGGATTCTAAAACACAGGTTGCGATGAAAGGAAACTGGACTATTACCTCTGTTACTTATCCTAATTCAAGTATGATAAAAGTGAACTCCTTTGAGTTGGCTGATTCACAATGTTTTGTTGGAAGTAAATGGAAATTTGTTTCAAACAACAACAAGGGAAACTTCTCACTTAACAGCCCAAAATGTACATCTTACAGTACACCAATTACTTGGTTTGTCAATAAAGATGGGCAATTTATTCTGAAAATTTTAGATGAATCTAAAGCAAGAAAAGTAAAAGATGGTTATGTTTTAAAAGTTGCCAACATAACAGACAATTCCTTCCAGCTTATTGACCAGATTGATGTTGTTGGAACAGCAACAGCTGTAGTTTACCAATTCAATAGAAATTAA